One window from the genome of Spirosoma rhododendri encodes:
- a CDS encoding CvfB family protein, whose protein sequence is MLEIGRINKLIALRQTSVGFFLGHPDDDRDDVLLPNKYVPDDLRVEDEIDVFVYTDSEDRPIATTLTPHIMRDEFAPLPVVAVSNVGAFLNWGLEKDLLVPYREQSKPMQEGEWYVVFLYLDESTGRLVASSKVSRFLDPDPSDLVGNDPVDLLAYEITDLGVNVIINDRYQGLLYHNELFRPVQVGDRMPGFVKRVRDDNRVDVSLQQMGFENVEPSAQRILEVLRQEKGFLPLNDSSAPEEIHRVLEMSKKTFKKAIGTLYKDRRIEIRDDGIALL, encoded by the coding sequence ATGCTCGAAATTGGCCGAATCAACAAACTTATTGCCCTGCGTCAGACCAGCGTCGGGTTTTTTCTGGGGCATCCCGACGACGATCGTGACGACGTCCTGCTGCCCAACAAATACGTACCGGACGATCTGCGGGTTGAAGATGAAATCGACGTGTTTGTGTATACCGATTCGGAAGATCGCCCCATCGCGACTACGCTGACGCCCCACATCATGCGCGACGAGTTTGCCCCGCTGCCGGTGGTGGCCGTGTCGAATGTGGGTGCTTTCCTGAACTGGGGGCTGGAAAAAGATCTGCTCGTACCTTACCGGGAACAGAGCAAACCCATGCAGGAAGGGGAGTGGTACGTCGTTTTTCTGTACCTCGACGAAAGCACCGGCCGACTGGTGGCGTCGAGCAAAGTCAGTCGCTTTCTCGACCCCGACCCATCCGATCTGGTCGGAAATGATCCTGTCGATCTGCTGGCTTACGAAATTACCGATCTGGGCGTCAACGTGATTATCAACGATCGGTATCAGGGGCTGCTGTACCACAACGAGCTATTCCGGCCGGTACAGGTGGGTGATCGGATGCCGGGTTTCGTCAAACGCGTTCGCGACGATAACCGGGTCGATGTGAGTTTGCAGCAGATGGGTTTCGAGAACGTCGAGCCCAGCGCGCAGCGGATTCTGGAGGTGCTGCGCCAGGAGAAAGGCTTTCTGCCGTTGAACGACAGCAGCGCGCCGGAGGAGATTCACCGGGTACTGGAGATGAGTAAGAAAACGTTTAAAAAAGCAATCGGTACCCTGTACAAAGACCGCCGGATCGAGATTCGCGACGACGGTATTGCGCTGTTGTAA
- a CDS encoding type 1 glutamine amidotransferase domain-containing protein, with the protein MNTEQNLSGKKVAILLSEGFEEVEMTKPRKALQEAGATAHVIAPKGGDVKAWDMTEWGDTYDVDLALDAADPSQYDALLLPGGVINPDNLRQDEKAVAFVKHFFSEQKPVAAICHAPIMLIEADVVDGKTMTSFPSIKTDLKNAGANWVNEQVVTDGNLVTSRNPDDIPAFNKGMIELFATGVKANA; encoded by the coding sequence ATGAACACCGAACAAAATCTGAGTGGTAAGAAAGTAGCCATCCTGCTATCGGAAGGCTTCGAAGAAGTAGAAATGACCAAGCCCCGGAAGGCGCTACAGGAAGCAGGCGCAACGGCTCACGTCATTGCCCCGAAAGGTGGCGATGTGAAAGCGTGGGACATGACCGAGTGGGGCGATACATACGATGTAGACCTGGCCCTTGACGCGGCCGACCCATCACAATATGATGCCCTGCTGCTGCCCGGCGGTGTTATCAACCCCGACAATCTGCGTCAGGACGAAAAGGCAGTTGCTTTCGTAAAGCATTTTTTCAGCGAACAGAAACCCGTAGCGGCTATCTGTCACGCACCGATCATGCTGATCGAAGCTGACGTAGTTGATGGCAAAACGATGACATCGTTTCCGTCGATCAAAACAGATCTGAAAAACGCGGGTGCCAACTGGGTCAACGAGCAAGTCGTTACGGACGGTAACCTCGTGACAAGCCGCAATCCCGACGATATTCCGGCATTTAACAAAGGCATGATCGAGCTGTTTGCCACCGGCGTAAAAGCCAACGCGTAA
- a CDS encoding major royal jelly family protein — MMYSFFKQVAVAGLLFTSALTASAQNAKLEPVFKDDTYQLTGVAVSKTGRMFVNYPYWSDTYKYALVEVMKDGTKKPYPDESWNSWKMGQDPTNKWVCVQSEFVDDKDRLWVIDPASPKQTGVYRDAHKLVCFDLATNKVIKSYSFKGIVGPLSYLNDIRVDTKREIVYITESQQGGIAIVDIKSGKIRMALQGDPSVKADPNFKFIIDGRVLRDDKGPVVFNSDGLALTPDGNMLYYKPLSDDKLYRIETKYLLDENMGDKDVAGKVDTLGRYTTTDGMIIDDKNRLYLGDILNYTMLRLDAGPGTKAPLKRENLVTDKTLLQWPDSYAIQNGYLYITTSQIDHMAKNNGGKSTRKRPYEVFRMKID, encoded by the coding sequence ATGATGTACTCTTTCTTTAAGCAGGTGGCTGTAGCTGGCCTGTTGTTTACGTCGGCACTGACCGCGTCTGCCCAAAACGCCAAACTCGAACCCGTCTTCAAAGACGACACCTATCAGCTGACGGGCGTAGCCGTGTCGAAAACGGGCCGTATGTTTGTCAACTACCCGTACTGGAGCGATACCTACAAGTACGCGCTGGTGGAGGTGATGAAGGACGGTACCAAAAAACCGTATCCCGACGAAAGCTGGAACAGCTGGAAAATGGGCCAGGATCCGACCAATAAATGGGTGTGCGTGCAGTCGGAGTTTGTCGATGACAAAGACCGGCTGTGGGTGATCGACCCGGCCAGCCCAAAGCAGACGGGTGTTTACCGCGATGCGCACAAGCTGGTCTGTTTCGATCTGGCAACCAACAAAGTCATTAAGAGCTATTCGTTCAAAGGCATTGTTGGCCCGCTGAGTTACCTCAACGACATCCGGGTCGATACGAAGCGCGAGATCGTGTACATCACCGAATCGCAGCAGGGCGGCATCGCTATTGTCGACATCAAAAGCGGCAAAATCCGGATGGCCCTGCAAGGCGACCCATCGGTGAAAGCTGATCCCAATTTTAAATTTATCATTGACGGTCGGGTGCTGCGCGACGACAAAGGCCCCGTCGTGTTCAACTCCGATGGTCTGGCCCTGACCCCCGATGGCAATATGCTGTATTACAAGCCCCTGTCGGACGACAAGCTGTACCGCATTGAAACGAAGTATCTGCTCGATGAGAATATGGGCGACAAAGACGTGGCTGGTAAAGTCGACACGCTGGGCCGTTATACGACCACCGACGGGATGATTATCGACGATAAAAACCGGCTGTACCTGGGCGATATTCTGAACTACACCATGCTCCGGCTCGACGCTGGTCCGGGCACGAAAGCCCCGCTGAAGCGCGAAAATCTGGTGACCGATAAAACGCTGCTGCAATGGCCCGACAGCTACGCCATTCAGAACGGCTACCTATACATCACAACCTCGCAGATCGACCATATGGCCAAAAACAACGGCGGCAAATCGACCCGCAAACGGCCATACGAGGTGTTCCGCATGAAGATTGACTAA
- a CDS encoding glycerophosphodiester phosphodiesterase family protein, protein MMNKLILCLLVLSTQPLLAQTKLNRQGHRGTRGLMPENTIQAMKKALDIGVETLELDVVISKDKQVVVSHDPYMTAEITNKPDGTPVTAAEQKDIKLYQLTYDQIKKYDVGSRKHPQFPEQTNFRAYKPLLTELIDSVEAYVKAKKLPKPNYNIEIKMSPQPDSVYNPGPAEFVGLVMPICQKKLAVGRYNIQSFDARPLQLIHKQYPTVMLAYLTANPKTVAENLTTLGFTPNIYSPYYKTVTDETVKFCHDKGMKIIPWTVNTKPEIDSMVKLGVDGIITDYPNLF, encoded by the coding sequence ATGATGAACAAACTAATTCTTTGCCTACTTGTGCTCAGCACCCAACCGCTGCTGGCGCAGACGAAACTGAACCGGCAGGGGCACCGGGGGACGCGCGGACTGATGCCGGAGAATACCATTCAGGCCATGAAAAAGGCGCTGGATATTGGCGTCGAAACGCTGGAGCTGGACGTGGTTATCTCGAAAGATAAGCAGGTCGTCGTGTCGCATGATCCGTACATGACGGCTGAGATTACCAACAAACCCGACGGGACGCCTGTAACGGCAGCGGAGCAGAAAGACATCAAATTGTACCAGCTGACCTACGATCAGATCAAGAAGTACGATGTTGGTAGCCGCAAGCACCCGCAGTTCCCGGAGCAGACCAACTTCCGGGCATACAAGCCGCTGCTGACGGAGTTGATCGATTCGGTCGAGGCTTATGTGAAGGCGAAAAAACTCCCGAAGCCGAACTACAATATCGAGATTAAGATGAGCCCGCAGCCGGATAGCGTGTACAATCCGGGTCCGGCGGAGTTTGTCGGGCTGGTGATGCCGATCTGTCAGAAGAAGCTGGCCGTCGGTCGCTACAACATACAGTCGTTCGATGCCCGGCCGCTGCAACTCATTCACAAGCAGTACCCAACTGTGATGCTGGCGTATCTGACGGCTAACCCGAAAACGGTGGCGGAGAACCTGACGACGCTGGGCTTTACCCCCAATATTTACAGCCCGTACTACAAAACCGTAACCGACGAGACGGTGAAATTCTGCCACGATAAAGGTATGAAAATCATCCCGTGGACGGTGAACACAAAGCCCGAAATCGACAGTATGGTGAAACTGGGTGTCGACGGTATCATCACCGATTACCCGAATCTGTTTTAA
- a CDS encoding TonB-dependent receptor gives MKNRYSLFLCFALLLSLLGGQTWAQTTQASISGVISEANNSPLPGATIRIRNESTGFSTGTVTNVKGEYVFKEIPLGGPYTVTATAVGLGEQRRTGYRVNQGDDIKVDLTMQETGQDLEVVQVVASGLKNKTDILGAATAINAKTLVSLPVNGRNFVSLINLSPLTNNSGSLSGQLGSSTNYTIDGMNAKNPTSAGSTTSRSGAPYTISIEAVREFKVITNQYDVVYGRAGGGLVSAVTKAGTNKLTGSVFNYTRANWLSSQYDIRGNQRNVPFSTNQFGFSLGGPIIKDKLHYFVVWDHQQDSRPLIIADIRTSLDESRFNVTNTTLERYVGIARSKYGMADTQQFGTFPKNRGTDAGFARIDWQINANNLLTIRDNYTNDRNKLGLADNTAINLYESYGNDYNVDNSLLATLRTTFTPKITNELKLQHLYTYQKSSPGDQLPANNIPRNIVENVISTVDGRNLSTNIQMGGHRFAQEGFTNNVLQLVDNFYYNTDRIQYTFGVDLMYTHAKSLYGSEVNGRFHYINDANGTALDNFNNQRPYRFYREVPLVADPTVYSNILNMGAYGQLSTSLMPGLEMTAGLRVDYSAYPKAQFNELVFSELGLRTDNQIKTLIVQPRVQFNWDVNNQHRDFVRFGAGVFASDINNYMLINNLTFDGKHFATVDVRGANVPTPNFAAYRQDYSSIPTLAQFQVPTINMTGPNAKVPTLYKANVSYSRFLTDKLKVGISGYMSLGRNNYMYVDRNMVADPFFRLANEANRGVYVPLASMPANGAGDWQLGRLSNKLGRVLELNSEGRVNQFAAVVDATWQYFRDGEITASYTWNSTRDNVTYNGNVANTATLVLPVKDDPRNLSNITYSDNHFRNKVVFYGTLPSFYGITLGVRYTGIGGTRYSLLSGANTNGDFVSTNDLAFVFDRNNAEVPANVRTGLQTLIDNPDASQSLKNYIDTYSGQIAQRNGGINGFYGILDIRALKRFRIYKNHAIELSADIFNFANLLNRNRGTNRSLSSQALYALGIPASGGNAAVPNFSQSTQQYNYRVNNTGAVTPTGDPFQIQLGARYSF, from the coding sequence CATTAAGGTCGACCTGACCATGCAGGAAACCGGGCAGGACCTGGAGGTGGTGCAGGTGGTGGCGTCGGGTCTGAAAAACAAGACCGACATTCTGGGCGCAGCAACGGCTATCAATGCCAAAACGCTGGTGTCACTGCCCGTCAACGGCCGGAACTTCGTATCGCTCATCAACCTGTCGCCCCTGACTAACAACAGCGGTAGCCTGTCGGGTCAGCTCGGTTCGTCGACGAACTATACGATCGACGGGATGAACGCTAAAAACCCAACGTCGGCCGGTTCGACCACGAGCCGTAGTGGTGCGCCCTACACGATTTCGATCGAAGCCGTACGGGAATTTAAGGTCATCACCAACCAATACGACGTCGTGTACGGTCGGGCTGGTGGCGGTCTGGTGAGTGCCGTAACGAAAGCCGGTACAAACAAACTGACGGGTAGTGTATTCAACTACACCCGCGCCAACTGGCTGTCGAGTCAGTATGATATTCGGGGTAATCAGCGGAACGTGCCGTTCTCGACCAATCAGTTTGGTTTCTCGCTGGGTGGCCCGATCATCAAAGACAAACTGCACTATTTCGTTGTGTGGGACCATCAGCAGGATTCGCGCCCGCTGATTATCGCCGATATTCGGACGTCGCTGGATGAGAGCCGGTTCAACGTAACCAACACGACGCTTGAGCGTTATGTCGGTATCGCCCGCAGCAAATACGGCATGGCTGATACGCAGCAGTTTGGTACGTTTCCCAAGAACCGGGGTACCGATGCTGGCTTTGCCCGGATCGACTGGCAGATCAACGCAAACAACCTGCTGACCATCCGCGACAACTATACCAACGACCGCAACAAGCTTGGTCTGGCCGACAATACGGCGATCAACCTGTACGAATCGTACGGCAACGACTACAACGTCGACAACAGTTTGCTGGCCACACTCCGCACGACCTTCACGCCGAAGATCACCAACGAACTGAAGCTGCAACATCTGTATACGTATCAGAAGAGTAGCCCCGGCGATCAGTTGCCCGCTAACAACATTCCGCGTAACATCGTAGAAAACGTGATATCGACGGTTGACGGGCGTAACCTTTCGACCAATATTCAGATGGGCGGACACCGGTTCGCGCAGGAAGGCTTTACGAACAACGTACTGCAACTGGTCGATAACTTCTACTACAACACCGACCGGATTCAGTACACGTTTGGCGTCGACCTGATGTATACGCACGCTAAGTCGCTGTATGGCAGCGAGGTGAACGGCCGTTTCCACTACATCAACGATGCAAACGGCACGGCACTCGACAACTTCAACAACCAGCGGCCTTACCGGTTCTACCGCGAAGTACCCCTCGTGGCTGATCCAACGGTGTACAGCAACATTCTGAACATGGGTGCTTACGGACAGTTGAGCACCAGCCTGATGCCTGGTCTGGAGATGACCGCCGGTCTGCGCGTCGATTACTCGGCCTACCCAAAGGCGCAGTTCAATGAGCTGGTGTTCAGCGAGCTGGGCCTGCGGACCGACAATCAGATCAAAACGCTGATCGTTCAGCCGCGTGTCCAGTTCAACTGGGACGTTAACAACCAACACCGCGACTTCGTCCGCTTTGGGGCGGGTGTGTTTGCGTCGGACATCAACAACTACATGCTGATCAACAACCTGACCTTCGACGGTAAGCATTTTGCGACTGTCGACGTGCGGGGAGCTAACGTGCCGACGCCAAACTTCGCGGCTTACCGGCAGGATTACAGCAGCATCCCGACGCTGGCGCAGTTTCAGGTGCCAACCATCAACATGACCGGGCCGAACGCCAAAGTACCGACGCTGTACAAAGCCAACGTATCGTACTCGCGCTTCCTGACCGACAAACTGAAAGTGGGTATTTCAGGCTATATGTCGCTGGGTCGTAACAACTATATGTACGTCGACCGGAACATGGTGGCCGATCCGTTCTTCCGGCTGGCCAACGAAGCGAACCGGGGCGTGTACGTACCGCTGGCGTCGATGCCTGCCAACGGGGCTGGCGACTGGCAGCTGGGCCGTCTGAGCAACAAGCTGGGTCGCGTATTGGAGCTGAACAGCGAAGGCCGTGTCAACCAGTTTGCTGCCGTAGTCGATGCTACCTGGCAGTATTTCCGCGATGGTGAAATCACGGCAAGCTACACTTGGAACAGCACCCGCGACAACGTTACCTACAACGGTAACGTGGCCAACACGGCTACGCTGGTACTGCCGGTGAAAGATGATCCGCGCAACCTGAGCAACATCACGTACTCCGACAACCATTTCCGCAACAAGGTGGTATTCTACGGCACGCTGCCATCGTTCTACGGCATTACGCTGGGCGTTCGGTACACGGGCATCGGCGGAACGCGCTACTCACTGCTATCGGGTGCTAATACCAACGGTGACTTCGTATCGACCAACGACCTGGCATTTGTCTTCGACCGTAACAACGCCGAAGTACCGGCTAACGTCCGGACGGGGCTGCAAACGCTGATCGACAACCCCGATGCGAGCCAGAGCCTGAAGAACTACATCGACACGTACTCGGGTCAGATTGCCCAGCGGAACGGTGGTATCAACGGCTTCTACGGCATCCTCGACATTCGGGCGCTGAAGCGGTTCCGCATCTACAAAAACCACGCGATCGAACTGTCGGCCGATATTTTCAACTTCGCCAACCTACTGAATCGTAACCGGGGCACCAACCGGTCACTGTCGTCGCAGGCCCTGTATGCACTAGGCATTCCGGCCAGCGGTGGCAATGCTGCCGTTCCGAACTTCAGCCAGTCGACGCAGCAGTACAACTACCGGGTGAACAACACGGGTGCCGTTACACCAACCGGCGATCCGTTCCAGATTCAACTCGGCGCACGGTATAGTTTCTAA